Proteins from a single region of Acidobacteriota bacterium:
- the hemB gene encoding porphobilinogen synthase, with protein MPLDLTHRPRRLRRTPGIRALVRETHLEPSQLIYPLFVCFGEGVRKPIASMPGVAQMSVDTIVEEVGAAAGDGVTSVLLFGLPAHKDERGTSASDPHGPVQEAVRAIRATHPDTVIVTDVCLCEYTSHGHCGIVTNGVVENDPTVELLVLEALSHAKAGADIVAPSDMMDGRIGAIREALDAAGHAGTAVMSYAAKYASAFYGPFRDAADSTPAFGDRRSHQMDPANAREALRQVALDVDQGADMVMVKPALPYLDILWRVKDTFGLPTVAYHVSGEYSMVKAAGANGWIDEPRAMMESLIAIRRAGADAIITYYARDAARQLTRRS; from the coding sequence ATGCCTCTCGATCTGACGCACCGCCCCCGGCGGCTCCGGCGCACGCCCGGGATTCGCGCACTCGTGCGCGAGACGCACCTGGAGCCGTCGCAGCTCATCTATCCGCTGTTTGTCTGTTTCGGTGAAGGCGTGCGCAAGCCGATCGCATCGATGCCAGGTGTGGCGCAGATGTCGGTCGACACGATCGTGGAGGAGGTCGGCGCGGCGGCGGGCGATGGCGTGACGTCGGTCCTGCTCTTCGGCCTTCCCGCGCACAAGGATGAACGCGGGACGAGCGCGAGCGATCCGCACGGCCCCGTCCAGGAGGCGGTGCGTGCCATCCGCGCAACACATCCGGACACCGTCATCGTCACCGACGTGTGTCTCTGCGAATACACATCCCACGGTCACTGCGGCATCGTCACCAACGGCGTCGTGGAGAACGACCCGACCGTGGAGTTACTCGTGCTGGAAGCGCTGTCGCACGCCAAAGCCGGTGCCGACATCGTGGCGCCGTCGGACATGATGGACGGGCGTATCGGCGCCATCCGCGAGGCGCTCGACGCGGCGGGGCATGCAGGCACGGCGGTGATGAGTTACGCCGCCAAGTATGCGTCGGCGTTCTATGGACCGTTCAGGGATGCTGCCGATTCGACGCCCGCCTTCGGCGATCGCCGCAGTCATCAGATGGATCCGGCCAACGCGCGTGAAGCGTTGAGGCAGGTGGCGCTCGACGTCGATCAGGGTGCGGACATGGTGATGGTCAAGCCCGCGCTGCCTTATCTCGACATTCTCTGGCGCGTGAAGGACACGTTCGGCCTGCCGACGGTGGCCTATCACGTGAGCGGCGAGTACTCGATGGTGAAGGCCGCGGGCGCCAACGGATGGATCGACGAACCGCGCGCGATGATGGAGTCCCTCATCGCCATCAGGCGCGCCGGAGCCGACGCCATCATCACGTACTACGCCAGGGACGCGGCACGGCAGCTCACGCGCCGGTCGTGA